The DNA window ACCTTGTTAATTTGGCATTGATTATGCATCATCTAAGACCCTGTGAGAGAGATGCTCAAACGGTTTGCCTTTGGGCTGATTATTCTGCTCCCCCTTTTCCCCTTAATTTTATTGGCTGGCTCCCCAGTGATCAAACAACCGGTCCCGATCAAAAATATTGCGGGAATCAAACCAACTTGCGGGAAGAAGGTCTGTATTACTGTCGAGTCTACAGAAAATCTGAAAAAAGATTTCCCAAAACTCTCTTTGGAAGGAAAACCGATTGCTATCATGGTTGGGCCGAATAAAAAACCACAGAGGTTCATCCCTGATCAGATTATTTTCAAGCCACGCGACCTGGCCCACTTAAAGACTTTTCTCAAAAGGACGAACGCAAAGATCCTTCATGACGGGACACTGGCTCTCCCCCCTCAACGAGCAGGATTAAACAATCCAAAGATTCGTCCCAAAAAAAGTGGTTATTACCTCCTCAAAATACCGGCTTTCACTAGACCGAATTCAAAAGAATTTGCGAAACTGATGGAATCTCAATTGAAGTCGGCAAATGGGACCTATCGGTTGAATCAAGAAGGATTGGCCCTCACTCATTTCATCTTGAAGGAAACGGCACGAGGAGAAAAAGTATCGCCCAATGTAATCATTGATTCAGCGGCGCAACCTGATGTCATGAGCTTTACGGAGGAAGAACTTGTTGATGACCTTTTCCTTGATGCCTTCGATTTCCCAGGAGTTGGCACCCCTTATGGTGTTAATCTCCAGAAGGCATGGCAGTATATTGATCTCCTGCAACCATCAGCCGCAACAGCAAACCCCAACACAGAGGAGCGAGACACGATGGTCAAGGTCGCCTTCATTGATGAGGGATTCAGGGCTGTCCCCGATCTCATTTCCACTGATCTCACATTGGATGGCTGGGATTCGGAATGTTCTACATGGGATAATGGGCCCTGGTATTATTCGCACGAACCGGTTTGTACTGAGTGGAACGTTGATTACAGTGTTATAAACGAACCGATCATCTCAGCCGTAAATTCGTCCACATGTCTAAACGACATCTGTTGGCATGGGTTTAATGTTGAAAGCGTCGCCGCCTCGAGGATCAACAACTCCGTAGGTATTGCCGGGACCGGTGGACAGGTCATCTATCCGATCCTCATGCAGCGTGGCAATTTAATTACTCGCAGACCCACAACCTACGAAGATGCCTGGCTCGTCCTAAGTGCCACGATGCCAGAGTGGGGCACACAGATTATCAATATGAGTTTTGGCATGATTGATGACGGGTCAGAGACGTTTGACTATAATATAGACCCTTTAAGGGAGGCGGTTGGTGCAGCAGTCGACGCGGGAGTCATTGTCGTCGCCGCTGCCGGTAATGAGAGTGTCAGTCTTGATCTTCATGCGAGCACGGTCTGTGGAGTTGACGGGATCATCTGCGTCGGTGCCGGAGATACGGCACGATGGGTCGTACGCGGTGTCTTTCGCAGTGTAGAGCTACCCGCTGGAGGTGGTGTCGGAGTCGAATGTGTGGCTCCCGATCCCGAAGGGCCAGCGACATTGACTGATTGTGATAGAGCTGGTTCCAATTGGGGAGGGAACGTCGACATCTGGGCCCCTGTCCCCCTAAAAACTCTTAATGCACCAAAATGTGATACGGATTATCCCTGTTCCACTCCCGAAGAGATTGAGGCAAGACCAATCAATGTCAGTAGTGGAAGTGCAACTTCTCATGCAACTCCTTATATCACTGGTGTCATTGCGATGATGAAGGCATTGAAACCCTCACTGACAGCGGATGAGGCAAGAATGATTCTGAGAGATACAGCGACACCGAGCGACGATCCTCTCGTCACGCCCG is part of the Deltaproteobacteria bacterium genome and encodes:
- a CDS encoding S8/S53 family peptidase, with amino-acid sequence MREMLKRFAFGLIILLPLFPLILLAGSPVIKQPVPIKNIAGIKPTCGKKVCITVESTENLKKDFPKLSLEGKPIAIMVGPNKKPQRFIPDQIIFKPRDLAHLKTFLKRTNAKILHDGTLALPPQRAGLNNPKIRPKKSGYYLLKIPAFTRPNSKEFAKLMESQLKSANGTYRLNQEGLALTHFILKETARGEKVSPNVIIDSAAQPDVMSFTEEELVDDLFLDAFDFPGVGTPYGVNLQKAWQYIDLLQPSAATANPNTEERDTMVKVAFIDEGFRAVPDLISTDLTLDGWDSECSTWDNGPWYYSHEPVCTEWNVDYSVINEPIISAVNSSTCLNDICWHGFNVESVAASRINNSVGIAGTGGQVIYPILMQRGNLITRRPTTYEDAWLVLSATMPEWGTQIINMSFGMIDDGSETFDYNIDPLREAVGAAVDAGVIVVAAAGNESVSLDLHASTVCGVDGIICVGAGDTARWVVRGVFRSVELPAGGGVGVECVAPDPEGPATLTDCDRAGSNWGGNVDIWAPVPLKTLNAPKCDTDYPCSTPEEIEARPINVSSGSATSHATPYITGVIAMMKALKPSLTADEARMILRDTATPSDDPLVTPGYVNPYKAIQHVMELQGLTLPDDGNDTPEESIATSIGLAPESSALGSIIPGGDEDFYTFTFPDTYSSLRIELLAGNHEINGPFYAHLYTDGYLLGEPFFSVTPYPGGSYDASLVPPRQRYDVKIKGLDDTFGNYRLRFIRSNGAVSPDRYDDQSPTGEARNDRREDAARLGIDSGGEITREDLISPFGARVMDLNFDRAAGGTSPYPADPEDLDIDYFILELPSEVPTGQFGILGTDCLSDDALTSMEAEIEGLRGRDMDLNYSPGYLQVYAEPYHYLDHDWPESIHIELFNGDTWAPLELESIPPIDFGLPGYDTREEGTDITLTGPPVLTCPRQKVPSGRIGIKVTSTGTAEPRNFYNLTLKYRGWGIYPVEHRNPLPPLELLLDISRLLALFKDFDLTGGNSEKWFSFQYPKILDKCANTACPDPLPDYFVISLQNELRDFIFEVMTDSTCHLNTRFLDNQKSPIHAREKMEIRKDGRRETKGFQIDRLTKGKYLIEIDGSSPCPYQIRMGNKRRQKG